From the Anopheles coustani chromosome X, idAnoCousDA_361_x.2, whole genome shotgun sequence genome, one window contains:
- the LOC131268872 gene encoding mitochondrial import inner membrane translocase subunit Tim9, with product MATQISIDQLDKDQIKSFSDFLLSYNKLSELCFIDCVNEFTGRTVSDKEDKCTLNCMEKFLKMNQRISQRFQEFQMLANENAIAAAQKLSGK from the exons ATGGCTACTCAAATTTCAATAGATCAACTGGATAAAGATCAAATAAAATCA TTTTCAGACTTTCTACTCTCCTACAACAAGTTATCCGAATTATGCTTCATCGATTGCGTGAACGAGTTCACTGGACGGACTGTTAGCGATAAAGAG GACAAGTGCACATTGAACTGCATGGAGAAGTTCCTCAAGATGAACCAACGCATTTCACAACGATTCCAAGAGTTCCAAATGCTGGCTAATGAAAACGCTATCGCGGCAGCCCAAAAACTTAGCGGAAAATAA